A stretch of Brachyhypopomus gauderio isolate BG-103 chromosome 3, BGAUD_0.2, whole genome shotgun sequence DNA encodes these proteins:
- the cdh10b gene encoding cadherin-10, with the protein MMTNRFTLLLLLSITEWSSALIRPVPGISKPDKDGRTLHRTKRGWMWNSFFLLEEWTGSGKQYVGKLHSDMDTEDGSVKYVLTGDGAGTIFEIDENSGDIHATRRLDREEKSSYTLSAKAVNKSSGQVLERASDFIIKIHDINDNEPKFSKDTYLASVPEMSNVGAFVMKVSATDADDESYGNSAKLVYSILQGQPYFSVEPETGVIRTALPNMIRENREHYQVVIQAKDMAGQMGGLSGTATVNITLLDVNNSPPRFNSSVYPLNAFESAEVGSSVGSIKASDADTGENAEMWYSILDGDGQEVFSIVTDAARQEGVVVVKKPLDYESKRTYSLNVQVTNTHLDRRFSHLGPFSDTAMVRITVRDVDEPPVFGRSHYIFEVDEDRLPGSSVGTVSARDPDAANHVVKYTIDRHTDLERLFNIDSNNGTISILQALDRETSKWHNISVLATEISGSLQTRVPVFIKVRDVNDNAPEFAMYYETFVCENVKAGQLIQTISAVDTDEPLVAHKFVFSLSTVNPNFTIFDNEDNTARILTRRGGFSRLEMSSYLLPVVISDNDYPIQSSTSTLTVRVCACDSHGKVQTCSPEALLLSAGLSTGALVAILLCIIILLMIVVLFAALRRQKKKEPLIISKEDVRDNVVSYNDEGGGEEDTQAFDIGTLRNPEVIDTNKMRRDIIPEMLFPFRRVSPIKDNTDVRDFISGRLQENDSDPTAPPYDSLATYAYEGNGSLAESLSSLESSATEGDQDFDYLSHWGPPFKKLADMYIGKETQRET; encoded by the exons CTTCATTCTGATATGGACACAGAGGACGGCTCAGTGAAGTATGTCCTCACAGGAGATGGAGCAGGGACCATTTTTGAAATTGATGAAAACTCGGGAGACATCCATGCCACCAGAAGGCTTGACCGAGAGGAGAAGTCATCCTACACGCTTAGTGCCAAAGCGGTCAACAAATCCTCTGGACAAGTCCTGGAGAGAGCCTCAGACTTCATCATCAAGATCCATGACATAAATGATAACGAGCCAAAGTTCAGTAAGGACACCTACTTGGCAAGTGTGCCTGAGATGTCCAATGTTG GGGCATTTGTGATGAAAGTGTCAGCTACAGACGCTGATGATGAATCCTATGGAAACAGTGCCAAGCTTGTGTACAGCATACTACAGGGACAGCCCTACTTCTCTGTGGAACCTGAGACAG GTGTAATAAGGACAGCTCTGCCCAATATGATTCGAGAGAATCGGGAACACTACCAGGTGGTGATCCAGGCCAAGGACATGGCAGGCCAGATGGGTGGTCTCTCGGGCACGGCCACCGTCAACATCACACTCCTGGATGTCAATAATAGCCCTCCTCGCTTCAATTCTA GCGTCTACCCTCTGAATGCTTTTGAGTCGGCTGAAGTGGGATCCTCAGTCGGTTCAATCAAGGCAAGCGATGCAGACACTGGCGAGAATGCAGAGATGTGGTACAGCATTTTGGATGGTGACGGACAGGAGGTGTTCAGTATCGTCACGGACGCCGCCAGGCAAGAGGGAGTAGTCGTAGTCAAGAAG CCCCTGGATTATGAAAGCAAGCGGACGTACTCGCTAAACGTGCAGGTGACGAACACACACCTGGACCGGCGCTTCAGTCATTTAGGTCCGTTCAGCGATACGGCTATGGTCAGGATCACGGTCAGAGATGTGGATGAGCCGCCTGTCTTTGGACGCAGCCACTACATTTTTGAGGTGGATGAGGACCGGCTTCCTGGAAGCTCTGTCGGTACGGTTTCTGCCCGGGATCCTGACGCTGCCAATCACGTGGTCAA ATACACCATCGATCGGCACACAGACTTGGAAAGGCTGTTTAATATTGACTCCAACAATGGCACCATCAGCATCTTGCAAGCTCTGGACAGAGAGACGTCCAAATGGCACAACATTTCCGTCTTAGCCACAGAAATCA GTGGTTCCTTGCAAACAAGAGTCCCCGTATTTATCAAAGTGCGGGATGTGAACGATAATGCTCCGGAATTTGCCATGTATTATGAAACCTTCGTCTGTGAAAATGTTAAAGCTGGGCAG CTCATTCAGACCATCAGTGCAGTGGATACAGATGAGCCTCTAGTTGCACATAAGTTTGTTTTCAGCCTGAGCACAGTCAATCCAAACTTCACCATCTTCGACAATGAAG ATAACACGGCGCGGATACTAACACGCAGGGGAGGGTTCAGCCGACTGGAGATGAGCTCGTACCTGCTGCCCGTAGTGATCTCGGACAACGACTACCCCATCCAGAGCAGCACCAGCACCCttacagtgcgtgtgtgtgcctgcgacAGCCACGGCAAGGTGCAGACCTGCAGCCCAGAAGCCCTGCTCCTCTCTGCTGGGTTAAGCACGGGAGCCCTGGTGGCTATCCTACTCTGCATCATCATACTGCTCA TGATTGTGGTCCTGTTCGCGGCACTGAGGAGGCAGAAGAAGAAAGAGCCTCTGATAATTTCCAAAGAGGACGTCCGGGACAACGTGGTGAGCTACAATGacgaagggggaggggaggaggacacGCAGGCGTTTGACATCGGTACGCTAAGAAACCCGGAGGTGATCGATACCAACAAAATGCGACGAGACATCATCCCAGAAATGCTGTTCCCATTCCGACGCGTCTCCCCCATAAAAGACAATACGGACGTGAGGGACTTCATCAGTGGACGCCTCCAAGAGAACGACTCGGATCCCACAGCGCCTCCTTATGACTCACTGGCCACGTATGCCTATGAGGGCAATGGGTCGCTGGCAGAATCTCTCAGTTCACTCGAGTCATCAGCGACTGAAGGTGATCAGGATTTTGATTATCTTAGTCACTGGGGCCCACCGTTCAAAAAACTGGCAGACATGTATATAGGAAAAGAGACGCAGAGAGAGACTTAA